Below is a genomic region from bacterium.
GCGTCGTCCGGCTCTTCGCCATGCAATGCGGCACTTCCGCCGAATACAGGGTCCGAGTCCCGGCCCCACGCCCCTTGCCATCCTTTCCGACGCTCACGTCGTACCCGACAAACAAAACGTGATCGGCCCATTCCCGGACACGTAATCGAATGGAGGCCTTCCCACTGTTCGGGCTCTGGAGCCGGGGTTCATATCGGAGCCAGTCCTCCCCGGCCGGGTTCGGCACAGTGGATGTGCAATCGTGGCAGACCAGCACGACGTTCCGACCGGCCCGCGCGTGGCGATCCAGATCGGCCAACAGGGGGAGGAACGTGTCGAACACGAAGCCAAACCCCCTGCCGTACCCGTACCCCTCGACATTGTTTATCCGTTTTCCGTCTGCCAGGACGGTCTCCAAGGTATGCGCCACGGCCAGTTCCTCGGCTCGTGTCCCGGTGTCGATCACGATGCTCTGCACCTTTTCCCAACCATCCGCCTGGATCACATCGCGCAACGTCTGCCAGTTGTGGATCCCCGTCACCGGCATGATGTTTGCCATCCGTCCGGATTCCTCCAACTGCAACCGCAAGCGCGGCAGCGATTCATCCAGGTCGATGAACGCGACCGGCCCCGGCAACTGCGACGCCAGCGTCGTCTTGCCGATTCCGCCAGGACCATAAATCAACACCCGGTGTCCGCTCGTTGTAGCCACCTGTCCAAACTGCACCGCCTTTCTCATCTGTGCCATCGGCACCGCCGGTGGCGCCAACACCCTCTGCCTGCCTGTATTTCCCAACTTCATCTCCGTCATATCTTCCTTTCCTTTCTTGGTTTCTCTTGTTTTCACGATCTTCACCCTCTCCCTGTCGCAGATCCGCCTGTGGCGGAGGAGGGGAGAGGGCCTGCCCTGAGCCCGGTCGAAGGGGTGGGGGTGAGGGTTGCTTTCTCCTCTTTTCCCCCTGATTTGGTCTAATGTCTGCAGTCTGCAGTCTGCAGTCTGATGTCTGCCTACTGGCTCAACTCCCCATGCACCTCCCCAACCACAAACCCCGCTGGCGGATGCTCCGCATCAATCACCGCGTTCTGCAGGCAGAACCCTGCGTAGTCACAGAGTTTGCAGGTCATTTCCCCGACATTGCGCGGCCAGCCGTGCTCGGGACGCTTCGTACGGCGCGCCTCACCGCGGCAGGAGAGGATCTGACGGGCGAGTACCTGCCGCTGAACTTCGAATTCGGCCAGGTCATCTTCGAGGATCGGCACTTCGCGCCTGGCGAAATAGAATTCCGGACGATCCTTGGTGTCTGCCCCAAGCCGGTCGCCGAACTGCTCCGCCGTTTCGCCCTGCTTCTGACGGATCGCCGGTTTGCGTGCTACGTCATAGATCACGAGCGCCACATCCCACCC
It encodes:
- a CDS encoding AAA family ATPase is translated as MKTRETKKGKEDMTEMKLGNTGRQRVLAPPAVPMAQMRKAVQFGQVATTSGHRVLIYGPGGIGKTTLASQLPGPVAFIDLDESLPRLRLQLEESGRMANIMPVTGIHNWQTLRDVIQADGWEKVQSIVIDTGTRAEELAVAHTLETVLADGKRINNVEGYGYGRGFGFVFDTFLPLLADLDRHARAGRNVVLVCHDCTSTVPNPAGEDWLRYEPRLQSPNSGKASIRLRVREWADHVLFVGYDVSVGKDGKGRGAGTRTLYSAEVPHCMAKSRTT